The Rhopalosiphum maidis isolate BTI-1 chromosome 1, ASM367621v3, whole genome shotgun sequence genome has a segment encoding these proteins:
- the LOC113548241 gene encoding sodium/hydrogen exchanger 9B2-like, with protein sequence MGDSVLRLSDPPDEQPLQLQRRDDGDGQWRFDHSDDARENGTGDVVAMSWCDDRLPATVANVAAAIIGVAIAWSLLYVNVSPELMAVPGGSLSSIFMLYVIGAAAGWVINKIIGLPPRFGMLLAGIALQNAGLYTVTGWCSHLVSFIREVSLAVTLINGGLELDASQLRRLSGVVAKLTLLPCLAEAAAVGIAAHLILPGFSWQWSLVLGFTLSAVSPAILVPGLFQLKRLGYGEVKGVNTLLIAASSLDNIVSICAFRIVLGVLFMTGSVTSKIIQGLIDVSLGTVLGVIWGFFLIFVPPSPWAMIYKKPKTENSITSQRLNRLITAKRSFLLGAGGFLVMTGSRWCGYPVAGPLACIISAFVASTGWRWRLKMQNRNNSTISVDENCDDEDQDQEKPVEKVFEYIWDGLQPSVFAFLGTDIKFELLKNLDKVLGGLLVLTFGITVRMIVTTCSVLGSGFSRKEIIFVNISWLPKATIQAILAPFALIIAKDLGTPEDVECGTRLVTIAVISILFTAPIGSIGIKLFGPRLLPRAN encoded by the exons ATGGGAGACAGCGTCCTGCGGTTATCGGACCCACCGGACGAACAGCCACTGCAGTTGCAACGGCGTGACGACGGCGACGGACAATGGCGATTCGACCACAGTGACGACGCCCGCGAAAACGGCACAGGCGACGTGGTTGCCATGTCGTGGTGCGACGACCGACTGCCGGCCACCGTGGCCAACGTTGCGGCCGCGATCATCGGTGTGGCCATAGCGTGGTCGCTGCTGTACGTGAACGTTTCGCCGGAGCTGATGGCCGTGCCCGGCGGCAGTCTGTCTTCCATATTCATGCTGTACGTTATCGGCGCGGCGGCCGGCTGGGttatcaacaaaattattggCCTGCCGCCGCGGTTTGGCATGCTGTTAGCCGGCATCGCACTCCAGAACGCCGGTCTGTACACTGTCACCGGATGGTGTTCACATCTGGTATCCTTTATCAG AGAAGTCTCACTTGCCGTGACATTGATCAACGGCGGACTGGAGCTGGATGCCAGTCAGTTGCGTCGGCTCAGCGGTGTCGTAGCCAAACTCACGTTGTTGCCTTGCTTAGCTGAAGCCGCCGCCGTAGGAATCGCCGCACATCTAATTTTGCCCGGTTTTTCGTGGCAGTGGAGCCTGGTTCTCGG GTTCACACTGTCTGCCGTTAGTCCAGCTATATTAGTGCCGGGCCTATTCCAACTGAAACGTTTGGGCTATGGTGAAGTAAAAGGCGTTAATACTCTGTTAATTGCCGCGTCGAGCCTGGATAATATTGTTTCCATATGCGCATTTCGAATAGTACTAGGTGTTCTATTTATGACTG GTAGTGTGactagtaaaataattcaagGACTCATCGACGTATCTTTAGGAACCGTGTTGGGAGTCATATGGGGtttctttttgatttttgtgccTCCATCACCGTGGGccatgatatataaaaaaccaaaaaccgAAAACAGTATCACTTcacaa CGGTTGAACCGGTTGATAACAGCTAAAAGGTCGTTCCTACTGGGTGCTGGTGGATTTCTAGTGATGACCGGCAGCCGATGGTGTGGTTATCCTGTGGCTGGTCCACTGGCGTGTATCATATCAGCGTTTGTGGCTAGTACCGGTTGGAGGTGGAGATTGAAAATGCAAAATCGAAATAATTCAACGATTTCAGTCGATGAAAATTGTGATGACGAGGATCAGGACCAGGAAAAACCGGTCGAAAAGGTTTTCGAATATATATGGGACGGTCTCCAACCGTCCGTCTTCGCGTTTTTGGGTACTgacataaaatttgaattactcAAGAACTTAGACAAGGTTTTAGGCGGATTACTTGTGCTCACGTTTGGAATCACA GTTCGTATGATTGTCACTACATGTTCGGTATTAGGCTCGGGATTCAGTCGTAAGGAAATCATATTCGTCAACATTTCGTGGCTTCCCAAGGCTACCATACAG GCTATTCTAGCTCCGTTTGCATTAATCATAGCGAAAGACTTGGGTACGCCAGAAGACGTCGAATGTGGAACTCGACTGGTGACCATCGCAGTGATCTCCATTTTGTTCACTGCGCCTATAGGGTCGATCGGCATAAAACTATTCGGTCCTCGTCTATTGCCTAGAGCCAATTGA